In the Verrucomicrobia bacterium CG1_02_43_26 genome, AGTCTAGAGAAGCCTTTATGGGGCTCATGTAGCCGTAGTTTTCCGCGGTGACTTGGGAGGAAATGCTGATAGCGACTACGGAAGCGTGTTTATTTAAATAAGGTTTAAACGCATTAGCGATTTCTATGAGCGAGAAACTGGAGATGACCGTGGCTTGAAGGTAGTCCTTACGATTGGTTTCGTGAAACGGTTTTAAGCCTTCGGAGTAGTTAGCAAACGCAATGGAGTGGACGATGCCATCCAGACTGGGGTGCTGGGCGCTGATTTGCGCGGCAAGCGCTTTGATTTGCTCCGGGAACTCGACATCGCAGATGTAGACAGGCTTGTTTCCCAAGAGTTTTTGGAGGGATTCCTTGCGTTTTTCGGAACGAACGCTGTAGAGGACAGTGGCGCCCTCTTCTTCTAAGGTTTTAGCGATGAAGTAGGCGACGCTCTTACGGTTTGCGACTCCGAAGATTAAGAATGTTTTGCCGGTTAGATTTAGGAAGTTAGCCATTGTTGGTTGGGTAGGAAAAGCAGCTGCGTACCGAAAAAATGCTAATGGTAATAGCTTTAAATGTCCAACTATTTACGATTCTTTTCAAACAACTTGGCATGCGAACCGGTGCGATGCAGAACGAGCTTGCCTGGAATTTTTTCATAAATCAATAGCCAGTCTGGAGTAATGTGGCATTCGCGGCAGGTGTGATAGGAACCTTTCAAGTTGTGATCA is a window encoding:
- a CDS encoding enoyl-ACP reductase encodes the protein MANFLNLTGKTFLIFGVANRKSVAYFIAKTLEEEGATVLYSVRSEKRKESLQKLLGNKPVYICDVEFPEQIKALAAQISAQHPSLDGIVHSIAFANYSEGLKPFHETNRKDYLQATVISSFSLIEIANAFKPYLNKHASVVAISISSQVTAENYGYMSPIKASLDSSVRYLAKSFSKDTQVRFNTVNAGPLKTSASAGIPGYMDNYIFAEKLTLRKQALTTQEVADTAVYLLSERSSGINAQGIVVNAGMDWNYFDNEVVHAATRLPSSV